ATTAGTGGCATATAAACAACGTTTAGAAGATCGCCCTCAAATTATAGTGGCAAATAAAATGGATATGCCAGATGCTGAAGATAATTTAGAATTATTCAAAGAGGAAATCGGCGATGACCATATCATAATTCCATTATCAGCTGTCTCAAGAGATAATATCGATCAATTATTATATACGATTGCTGATCAACTTGAAAAAGTTAAAGATATTGATTTCTCTGTTGAAGAAGATGAAAATGTTGGTGTAAACCGTGTTGTGTATAAACATACACCATCTCAAGACACATTCACGATTACAAGAGATGATGATGGTGCATACGTTGTGAGTGGTAATGCTATTGAAAGAACATTCAAGATGACTGATTTCAATAGTGATCCTGCTGTACGTAGGTTCGCAAGGCAAATGCGCTCAATGGGCATTGATGATGCTCTAAGAGCTAGAGGTTGTAGCAATGGAGATATCGTAAGAATTCTTGGTGGAGAATTTGAATTTATAGAATAGGAGTGTGAAAGATGGACAATAAAGAATATAGGAAGTTTTATCTTATACGCGAAGATGTTTTACCTGAATCTGTAATTAAAACTTTGAAAATAAAAGATGCATTAAAAAATAATTCTGAGTTGTCCATCTATGATGCCGTAAAACAATACGGTTTGTCACGTAGCGCTTTTTATAAATATAGAGAAACTATATTTCCTGTAGATGAAAAATTATTAGATCATCGTGAATTCACATTAATTCTATATGTCAATGATATTGTAGGTATGTTGGCACAAGTATTAAATACAATTTCTCAATTACAGTTATCTGTACTTACTATACATCAAAGTGTACCGATGAATGATAAAGCGACAATTACCTTATCGTTAAATGCATCATCTTCAGATTTAATGATAGATGATGTAGTAATTGCTTTACGAGAAATTGAACATGTGTCTAAAGTAGAATTAATAAGCATGAGTATGTAAATGAGGATGTGCTAAAATGTACGCGTATATTAAAGGTAAACTAACGCAATTATTTCCTACTCACGTAGTGGTAGATGTTAATGGCGTTGGTTACGAAATTCAGACACCTAATTCATATCGTTTTCAAAAATATTTGGATAAAGAAGTTCAAATATTTACATCATTAATTGTTAGAGAAGATGCTCAGTTACTCTATGGTTTTATTAATGAAGAAGAGAAAGATATGTTTTTAAGTTTAATAAAAGTAACAGGAATAGGTCCAAAATCAGCATTGGC
The DNA window shown above is from Staphylococcus sp. M0911 and carries:
- a CDS encoding ACT domain-containing protein, with protein sequence MDNKEYRKFYLIREDVLPESVIKTLKIKDALKNNSELSIYDAVKQYGLSRSAFYKYRETIFPVDEKLLDHREFTLILYVNDIVGMLAQVLNTISQLQLSVLTIHQSVPMNDKATITLSLNASSSDLMIDDVVIALREIEHVSKVELISMSM